TCGGGCCGAGGCCGCAGAAGATGCTGATGAGCAGCGCGCCGCTGCGCCCCCACGCCAGCCGGGCGACCGAGGTCAAATAGACGAAGCCGCTGAAGTGGAAGATCTCCCGGAAGAGCTCCGGGTCCGGCAGAACCCGGAACCGGAGGCGGAAACCCGGAATCAGCCGCCGGATGAAAAACAGCATCGACAGCTGCGTCAGCGCCGTCAGGATCACCGTGAACAAAATCAGCGTGATCAGGCCGCCGCCCAGCGCGAAAATCACCAGGATTCCGGCCAGCTCGACCAGCTTCGAAACGACATTGATGTAATTCCGGAGATAGAGCCGCTGCAGCCCGACCAGAATCTCCTGAAACATGCCGAACGGAAACACGAGCGCCGAACCGATGCCGAAGCAGAGGAAACAGCTCCGGAAATAGGCCAGCTCCTCCGGCGAAGAGTGTTCGACATGGAGCAGCACCGGCACGAAAAAAGCGGCGACGCCGGTTCCGAGCAGGATGACGGCGGACATTGCGGCGTGAAACGAAAACACCGTCGATATCGTCCGGTTGTAGCGGTCGATATCACGCCGGTAAAGCTCCGTCGACGTACTCTTCTGCGCGGTCACGCCGAAGCCGAAATCGAGCAGCAGCGAATAGCAGAAGAACGACCACAGCAGCGCCCACAGCCCGTAATACTCCTGCCCGAGGCTGGCGAGCAGCCAGCGGGTCACCAGAATCCCCTGCGCGAGACGGACGGCCATGATCAGGTAGTTCGTCGCCGTATTCCTGAATACCGGGATTTTCATCGGCGCGCCTCCGCGAGCTGCCCGATCCGATGTTTCATAAGCCGGAAATAGTCGGCGACCTGCGTCACATCGTCCGGCAGCGGCGTATTCGACAGGATCGCGGCGGCGGAGTCGCGGTCGGCCGGGTCGAAGCCGTGCATGCCGTTCAACGCCTTGCCGCCCATGTCGGACGGAACGATCTGAATGCCGGGATTCATGAGGAAAATCGCGTCGCCGAACCTGCGGTCCGCGCGGTAGATGCCGTATCCGCGCTCCTCTTCCTCCGTCAGCCAGCGGCCCGAACCGGCGAACGGGGCGAGCGCATCGCAGAGCGCCTGCTTCGCGCCGGGTTTCAGAAAGTGCACTCTCAACATGGTCGAATCGTAGCAGGCCGCGTAATCCTCGCCGAAGCGCAGGCCGCTCTTTTCTACCGCCGCGCGAAGGTCGGCCGTACCGGCAAGCGGCGTCATGCCGTGATCCGAAATCACGGTCAGGCGGAAATTCCGGGCGTGGGCGCGCCCGGTTTCGAGCAGCCGGGCGACCCGCTCCTCATAAAACGCGAGCTTCCGCCGGATTATCTCCGGCCGGCCGACGCACTCGTGCTCAAGCCCGTCGAGCTCCGCCGTGTAGACGAAGAGGAAATCGCACGCTTCCGCTTCGGTCAGCCGGCACGCTTCGGCCAGATTTTCGGCGTCGCTGCTCCGCCAGTCGGAGATATGGAAACCGAGCCCGCTTGCGGCCAGCAGGTCATACAGATTCCCCGCCTCCCCCATCCCTTTCGCCGCGAACAGATTGCGTTTCTCGCAGTAGTCCATCAAGCCGATCCGGTCCAGGGGCATGCGGTAGAGCTGGAAATATCCGGTAAAGCCGTACAGCTTCTTCACCAGGCGCGAAAGCACATTCCGCACCCGCCCCCGCTCCCAGAACGAGCGCGGACGCAGCAGCGGATGCAGCGCGCCGAGCAGCCTGAACGGCGAATGCGGCGGGTCGTAGCAGAACAGGCACAGGTGTCCGTGCTCGGCCGGCGTGCGCCCCGACAGAATCGTCGGAATCGCGCTGCACGAATAACCGAACTGCATGCGGATGCACCGCCGTTCCGGCAGCTCGCGGCTGAGAAAACCGGTCGACTGCACCAGTTCCCAGCCGAGTGCGTCGATAAAGAGGAATACCTCGATGGCGTCTTTCATTGTCTCCTTCTCTTTCCTCAGGGCAGCGGCGCATAGCCGGGCAGCTGCGTGATATCGGCGGCGGGGACGCGTTCCTTCGCTCCCGGCTCCGGCGGATAGGCGCGGTCGAGCAGAAGCCCGGTCGCCGCCGCCGCCGGAGCGATCGTCTCCCAGACCGTATATTCGCTCGCCGCGACGGAGTACGGCTCGACGTTCGCCCAGCGGCGCCAGATCGGCCACGCCCGCGACAGGAGCTTCGCGCTTTCGTCCTCGGCAAGTTCCCTGCCGCCGCGGAGCGACAGCGGCAGAAGCGATTTCGAAATGCCGGCGAAACCGGCTTCGGGCCGCTTGCCGTAATAGAGCCCGTGCGCCAGCCGGACATCGTCCCGCGCGATGCCGTAGGTGTTGCGGTACGGCGTGATGCCGGGGACGAACTCCGCGATCCCGTCGGCGTAGCTCGTAAAGTCGAGGAAGCGGACCGGACAGCGGTAGCCGAGCCCGCTGGTCATCGTCGTCCCGTTCGGATTCGCCCCGTTGTGGAAATCGTTGCAGAGATAGGCCGCATCGAGAAAACTCTTTTCCCCCGAATAAGCGTAAGCGGCCAGCAGCGTCAGCGCGCGCCGGAGCGGATGACAGTTCCCCCAGGACATCCTGCCCGCCTTCCAGTTCCGCGCGCCGTACCACGCAATCCGGTACGGATAGCCGCCATCGATCTGCCCGGCCATCTCGCGGGCTTCCTGAACAACCCTGCCGGTCCAGAAGCGGCGGAGCTCCCCGAACTCCTCCAGCCGGTCCCGGAAAACCTCGAGCTCGACGAACAGAAACGGCGACCAGCGCCATGACTCCCGCCGGATCAGGTCAGCCAGCTCCTTCCCTCTCCCCGCAAGCGGTTCGAGATAAGCGGCATCGCCGTACAGCAGCCGGAGATTCGCACCGGCTTTGAGCAGGAATTCCGCCGGCAGCTCCTTCGGTTCGCGGTAGCTGATCATCTGCTTGCGCTTGTCCAGGTAATACGAATAATACTGAATCTTCCGGTTCGCCGGATTCAGGGCATACTCCCAGGCCCGGCGCGCCGACTCCCGGCAGAGCTCCGAACCGGCGGCATCCCCGGCCTGCCGCAGCGCGAGCGCGAGCATCGACGCATAGGCGGCATATTCGAGCGTGCCCGCCCGGGTCGCCAGGGAGAGCCGGAACGGTTTCTGCGGGCTCGACGGCAGGTACTCGGCCGGTGTCGGGTGATGATCGGTCTCGATCCAGGTTCCGACGCCGCCGTCCGGCTGCTGCGCGAGCCGCAGGTGTTCGAGTCCCCAGCGCGCCTCGTCGAGAATGTCCGGCACGCCGTTGCCGCTCTCCGGAAGATCGAGCTGCCCGTCGCTGAAGTTCTCCGGTTTCAGCAGATACGCCGCAGCCAGGTCACCGACGATCGACAGGTGGCAGGGACGGCGGTCGAAGTCGGCCGCATCGTGCCAGCCGCCGGGCAGGAACAGCGGCTCCGGGTCGGCCGGAAGATTCTCCGCAATCAGGTTGAAATGCTTGACGGATATGCTGTTGCCGTGTGAATCGAAGAATCCCCAGTCGCGCGTTTTCCCTTTCGGAGCGGCGTTGTACTGACCGTCGTCCGGCGGGAACGTGCCGCGCAGGACTTCGCGGTGGCAGAGCGGCGTCGTCCAGTTCGTATACGGCTTCTCCTTTGCGATCCCGCAGCGCTTGTGGTAGAGCCCGCGGGCGTGGATGTAGAAGGCGTCGGCGATGCTGCGGCCGTCGATCCGGAAATCCGGACTGCGGCCGATGCCGGGCACGCGCAGGAAATAGGTTCCCGGCGCCGAAACGGACGAAAAATCGAGCTCCGCCGTCTCTTCGCCGGTAAATGGCGTCCCCTGCGGCGAAACCGGGTCCTCCATCCGCGCCGCGACCGGACCGGAAAACACCGCACTGCCGGTCGCCGCATCGCACAGCTCGAAGCTCCTGCCGATATATTCCTTCATCGGCAGCGGCCCCGCGTCGCCGAGCCATGCGCCGAGATACGCATATTTGCGCCGGGCCTGCGGCGCATAACCGAGCTGGTTCTGTTTGAACAGGAGGGACGGCACATTGTCCGGGTCGAACCGGTAAGCGAGCGTCTCGCCGGTCGGCAGTGAAATCACATAGCCCGCCCCCGGCGCCAGCGGCTCCGCAAAACGCAGGAAGACGAAGTGCGCGACATCGGCGTTCCGCGTCAGCCGCTCCCGTCCGTTCCCGTCCGGAAAGCGGGCCGCGCCGGTCGGATTCAGCCAGTAACCGGCCTTTTCGACGGCGTGCGCGCTTCCGGCGGCGTCCGTCACCCGGATGCGGTCGAACTGCTGAAGCATCCCGGCGATCTCCGGCCGGTACCGGCCGATCACCCCGGCGGCGGAAAAGTTGAGGCCGAACGTCCGCTTCCACTCCGGCGACGGCTGCCGGCAGAGCTCCTTCAGCGCCTCAAGCTTCTCGGCGGCGTAGCGTTCGCGCAGAAAACTGGTATAATCGCCGGTCAGCGCCAGCGTCCTCCCGTCGAGATGCTCGATTCTCCAGACGCCGCGCGGTTCGGCGGCGGCAAGCGACAGCATCGCCGCAACTGCTGAAATGCAAAGCAGAATTTTCATTTTCCCGCCGCCTTTCCCTTCAGGGCGATCAACGGATAATAGAGATACCTGAAGTAACAGCGCACCGGGTACTCCCAGCCTGTTTTCCACGCCAGCAGCAGCAGCGGCGTCGCCAGACGCTTCGCGCGCGGCGCATGACGGGCCACCTCGCGGCAGCGATGTCCCTGGCGGTTGAAAAACTCGAAAAACGCCTCCCGGCGGTCTTTTTCCGGAAACTTCACGATATATTGCGGATGATAGAAGTACCAGAAGAAAACCGACAGCCAGTGCGAAGCCCATACCCTCCTGAGCTCCCCGGACGCATCGTGACTGAACCAGAAGTCGAAAAGCGCGTCGAGCGCCGCGGCGATGTCATGAATCGACTGCGGAATCAGGCTGGTCGTAACCGACCCCGCGTGCTTCCGGTAATTCACGAAGGAGTAGTCGAGCACGGCCGTCCGTTCCGCGAAATACCAGACCCTCGGCACCCATTCGAGATCCTCGTGCCGCATGCCCGGCACCTGAAAAAGCGCGTGTTCCAGCAGAAACTCCCGGCGGTAGACCGACAGGCAGACGCAGACGCTCGGCAGCCGGCCGGCCCGGAGCACCCGCACCGCCGCCTCGTTCCCGGTCATGATCTTCCCGGCGTCGGCGCCGTCCAGATTCAGAAAGCGCCCCAGATAACGGCAGCCGCCGTCCGGCCGTTCCCCGTACTCGCTGCCGCACGCAAACAGAATGTCGAGTTCGCCGTATTCGCGGACCGCTTCGCGAAATCTCCCGATCGACTCCGGCTCGATCCAGTCGTCGCCGTCGAGGAAAACCAGATATTTCCCGGCCGCATGGCGGATTCCGTAATTGCGCGAATTCGACGCCGAACCGCTGCGCGGCAGGGAGATCACCCGGAAACGCGCATCCCCGGCCGTCTCGGCCCGGCAGATCTCCAGCGTGCCGTCGGTCGACTCCTCGACCACCAGAAGCGCTTCGAAATCCGGATCGGTCTGGTTCCGGATCGAAGCGATCATATCCTTCGCATAACGGCCGACGTTGCAGGCCGGCACGACAATTGAAAATTCCGGCTGCGTCACTGCGTCTCCCATCGTTGTTTCCGACTCTGAATGCTGCATGTCACTGCACCTTTCCCGCGTTCCGGCGGCGTCTCCGGCCGAACGCGTCCTTCTTCCGTTTTGCATGGCACAACAGCGGCAGGAGCGGCAGACAGTGCAGCAGGAAAAACCAGAAGAGCCCTCCCGTGCCGGAACCGCCGCCGCCATCTTCCCGGCGCGCCCGCTCCGCCAGAAGCTTCAGCCGCGCCCGGCGTGCCGCCGCGCCGCAGGAGGGGTCGCAGCAGACGGACTGCGCCGCATGATAGTACTCCCGCAGCCGGAATTCCGCGGCCAGCTCCGGATATCGCTCCGCCAGGCCGCTGTTCCGGAAAATCTCCCGCTGCTTCCGGGCCCGCAGAACCCAGTTCCGCTCCCGGTCTAGATCGGAACCCTCCTTGTAATACGTTGCGCACAGAGAAGCTTCGAAGCGCAGATAATCGTAAAGCGGGCGCTCCGTCGCCGTCAATCTCCGCACCAGCAGAAGATATTCGAGCAGAAAGAGTTCATCCTCCTTCATGCTCAGATTTTCCACAAAGCGGATTTTCCGCTTCTCCACCAGGTCGCGGCGGAACAGGCAGCAGACCAGAAAGCCGTTGCACTCCGGACGCCCGCACAGAAGCGGCAGGAAAAAACGCTCGATGATTTCCCCGCGCTCCATGACGGCCGATTCGCCGCGGAACGGAAAATCCGTCAGAATCCTCTCGCCGTCCGGCGCGATCCGGCGGATCGCGCAGCAGCTGAGTTCGGCATTCCGGGCGACGGCATTGGCGTGCAGAACCCGGTAAAGCTCCGGATCGGCCCGGTCGTCGGAGTCGCAGAAAGCGATCCACTCGCCGGCCGCGGCATCGAGTCCCCGGTTCCTCGCCGCGCTCACGCCACGGTTCGGCCCGCTGAAAAACCGGATCCGGCCGGGATCGCGCGATTGAAACGCCCGGCAGATGTCCGCCGACCGGTCGGTCGAACCGTCGTCAACCAGAATCAGTTCGAGATCCGCCGCAGTCTGCGCCAGCAGCGATTCAAGACACGCCTCCAGCCGTTCGGAGGTGTTGTAGACCGGGACGATGATGCTGAGCAGCGGACGTTTATCCGGCATGGCGCGCCCCCTTCTCCCCCGAACCATTCCGGAACAGCGGCAGGAACCGGTTGAGCCAGAAACGGCAGAAATATTCCGACAGCCGGAAAAATCCCCTTTTCCGCGCCAGATACATCAGCGGAATGAACCAGAGCTGCGCACCGCCCGCCGCACGGACGATGCGGCAGTAGGAACGGAACTGCTCCCTCGTGCCGAGGCAGGCCAGCAGCGCCCGGCGGCAATCCTCCCGCGGGACGAGCCTCCGGAGCCGCTTCCCCGAATAGTTCCGCAGCAGGAACGGCGCATGCAGAAAATGACGGCAGAAATGACGCGCCAGCGTCCGCCGGAACGAGGCCGGATACTCCCCCGCCTCGAAAAACCGGCAGGCCGATTTCACGTTTTCGGCCCGGTCGTACATGGTCTTCGGCCCCGGCGCATGCGTCACCGAAGCGGCGTGAATCCGGTAGTCGTAATGCCGGAACGGCGCAACCGCGACTGCACCGGCCTTCAGAAAAACCCGGTAGGTCCACTCGTCGTCCTGATGCAGGCGCCCGGGCGCCTGATAAAGCCCGTTCCCGTGCAGCAGCTCCCGGCGATAGAGATTCATCCAGGTCGCAGGAATCCAGCGGTCTGCGAAATCGACCGACTCCAAAAATGCGACGCCCGATCCGAACCGCGCTCCCGGCGTTCCCTGCATATGGCCGCCGGAACGGACCGGAACTCCATCCGCCAGCTGCCGGTAATCGTATGACCCGCCGGCAATCAGGTCGAGCTTCGGATGTGCCGCCAGCAGCGTTGCAAATCCTTCCAGCGCATCCGGTTCGATCCAGTCATCTCCATCGACGAAAAGCAGATAGCCGCCGCGCGCGTGGTCGATCCCCCAGTTGCGGGAGGCCGAGGCCGAGCCGGAGCGCGGCAGCGTCACGACCCGGAAACGCGGATCGTCTCCGATCGCTTTGCGGATCACCCGCTCCGTGCCGTCATCCGACTCCTCGACAACGGCCAGGCATTCGAACCCGGCATAGCCCTGCGCCCGGATCGAACCGATCATCCGCTCCGCGTACGGCGCGACGTTGCAGCAGACCGCAATGACGGAAAACAACGGCGCTTCTCTCATCTGCCGCTCCCCTGCGTTTTCATCCTGCGGAGCAGGCGTTTGAACTTGTGCCGGTACAGGACCGGGCCGGCGAGGAGAGAACACCAGGCGCGGTTCTCCCGCCGCAGCGAAA
This region of Victivallis lenta genomic DNA includes:
- a CDS encoding lipopolysaccharide biosynthesis protein, whose translation is MKIPVFRNTATNYLIMAVRLAQGILVTRWLLASLGQEYYGLWALLWSFFCYSLLLDFGFGVTAQKSTSTELYRRDIDRYNRTISTVFSFHAAMSAVILLGTGVAAFFVPVLLHVEHSSPEELAYFRSCFLCFGIGSALVFPFGMFQEILVGLQRLYLRNYINVVSKLVELAGILVIFALGGGLITLILFTVILTALTQLSMLFFIRRLIPGFRLRFRVLPDPELFREIFHFSGFVYLTSVARLAWGRSGALLISIFCGLGPTAVYQLGGRLPALMGQLTGPYQENISPITALLHSRNKVRRLGLILRNSMRWNSFLATGMTVGILFFSPVLLRFLFRVESPEAIAVCRIMTLSIYLSLVFRTIPERYFLMADSHRFLSWLVIGESVCFVILSIVFLPHYQEIAVVCCAFGVKLAGTCVLVVPRFLRRTGIGFRPLLCDTCLRQLGATLPAAAAWYAELRLFEGRIPDFWLLAVAGGTAAILYPAASFRLVADEKERGKIFRKIRTYVNLVKIKGIR
- a CDS encoding alkaline phosphatase family protein encodes the protein MKDAIEVFLFIDALGWELVQSTGFLSRELPERRCIRMQFGYSCSAIPTILSGRTPAEHGHLCLFCYDPPHSPFRLLGALHPLLRPRSFWERGRVRNVLSRLVKKLYGFTGYFQLYRMPLDRIGLMDYCEKRNLFAAKGMGEAGNLYDLLAASGLGFHISDWRSSDAENLAEACRLTEAEACDFLFVYTAELDGLEHECVGRPEIIRRKLAFYEERVARLLETGRAHARNFRLTVISDHGMTPLAGTADLRAAVEKSGLRFGEDYAACYDSTMLRVHFLKPGAKQALCDALAPFAGSGRWLTEEEERGYGIYRADRRFGDAIFLMNPGIQIVPSDMGGKALNGMHGFDPADRDSAAAILSNTPLPDDVTQVADYFRLMKHRIGQLAEARR
- a CDS encoding glycoside hydrolase family 9 protein, whose product is MKILLCISAVAAMLSLAAAEPRGVWRIEHLDGRTLALTGDYTSFLRERYAAEKLEALKELCRQPSPEWKRTFGLNFSAAGVIGRYRPEIAGMLQQFDRIRVTDAAGSAHAVEKAGYWLNPTGAARFPDGNGRERLTRNADVAHFVFLRFAEPLAPGAGYVISLPTGETLAYRFDPDNVPSLLFKQNQLGYAPQARRKYAYLGAWLGDAGPLPMKEYIGRSFELCDAATGSAVFSGPVAARMEDPVSPQGTPFTGEETAELDFSSVSAPGTYFLRVPGIGRSPDFRIDGRSIADAFYIHARGLYHKRCGIAKEKPYTNWTTPLCHREVLRGTFPPDDGQYNAAPKGKTRDWGFFDSHGNSISVKHFNLIAENLPADPEPLFLPGGWHDAADFDRRPCHLSIVGDLAAAYLLKPENFSDGQLDLPESGNGVPDILDEARWGLEHLRLAQQPDGGVGTWIETDHHPTPAEYLPSSPQKPFRLSLATRAGTLEYAAYASMLALALRQAGDAAGSELCRESARRAWEYALNPANRKIQYYSYYLDKRKQMISYREPKELPAEFLLKAGANLRLLYGDAAYLEPLAGRGKELADLIRRESWRWSPFLFVELEVFRDRLEEFGELRRFWTGRVVQEAREMAGQIDGGYPYRIAWYGARNWKAGRMSWGNCHPLRRALTLLAAYAYSGEKSFLDAAYLCNDFHNGANPNGTTMTSGLGYRCPVRFLDFTSYADGIAEFVPGITPYRNTYGIARDDVRLAHGLYYGKRPEAGFAGISKSLLPLSLRGGRELAEDESAKLLSRAWPIWRRWANVEPYSVAASEYTVWETIAPAAAATGLLLDRAYPPEPGAKERVPAADITQLPGYAPLP
- a CDS encoding glycosyltransferase family 2 protein, producing the protein MGDAVTQPEFSIVVPACNVGRYAKDMIASIRNQTDPDFEALLVVEESTDGTLEICRAETAGDARFRVISLPRSGSASNSRNYGIRHAAGKYLVFLDGDDWIEPESIGRFREAVREYGELDILFACGSEYGERPDGGCRYLGRFLNLDGADAGKIMTGNEAAVRVLRAGRLPSVCVCLSVYRREFLLEHALFQVPGMRHEDLEWVPRVWYFAERTAVLDYSFVNYRKHAGSVTTSLIPQSIHDIAAALDALFDFWFSHDASGELRRVWASHWLSVFFWYFYHPQYIVKFPEKDRREAFFEFFNRQGHRCREVARHAPRAKRLATPLLLLAWKTGWEYPVRCYFRYLYYPLIALKGKAAGK
- a CDS encoding glycosyltransferase family 2 protein, encoding MPDKRPLLSIIVPVYNTSERLEACLESLLAQTAADLELILVDDGSTDRSADICRAFQSRDPGRIRFFSGPNRGVSAARNRGLDAAAGEWIAFCDSDDRADPELYRVLHANAVARNAELSCCAIRRIAPDGERILTDFPFRGESAVMERGEIIERFFLPLLCGRPECNGFLVCCLFRRDLVEKRKIRFVENLSMKEDELFLLEYLLLVRRLTATERPLYDYLRFEASLCATYYKEGSDLDRERNWVLRARKQREIFRNSGLAERYPELAAEFRLREYYHAAQSVCCDPSCGAAARRARLKLLAERARREDGGGGSGTGGLFWFFLLHCLPLLPLLCHAKRKKDAFGRRRRRNAGKVQ
- a CDS encoding glycosyltransferase family 2 protein, whose protein sequence is MREAPLFSVIAVCCNVAPYAERMIGSIRAQGYAGFECLAVVEESDDGTERVIRKAIGDDPRFRVVTLPRSGSASASRNWGIDHARGGYLLFVDGDDWIEPDALEGFATLLAAHPKLDLIAGGSYDYRQLADGVPVRSGGHMQGTPGARFGSGVAFLESVDFADRWIPATWMNLYRRELLHGNGLYQAPGRLHQDDEWTYRVFLKAGAVAVAPFRHYDYRIHAASVTHAPGPKTMYDRAENVKSACRFFEAGEYPASFRRTLARHFCRHFLHAPFLLRNYSGKRLRRLVPREDCRRALLACLGTREQFRSYCRIVRAAGGAQLWFIPLMYLARKRGFFRLSEYFCRFWLNRFLPLFRNGSGEKGARHAG